Below is a genomic region from Balaenoptera acutorostrata chromosome 9, mBalAcu1.1, whole genome shotgun sequence.
GCTGAAGATCCAGTTCACTGACTTGCTGTAAGTTCTTACGGAACTAACAATTTATTTCTCCATCTGACAATCTGTCCTACCCACCTCAGAGTTAGAAGATTCAAATGAGATGATAAAAATGCCTTGTAGaaaggctgcgatagtgagaggcccgcacaccgcgatgaggagtggcccccgcttgccacaactagagaaagcccttgcacagaaacaaagacccaacacagccataaataaataaataaataaaattttttaaaaaatgccttgtAAAGTATAAATagctatataatgataaaaatcatGATAATCATTCAAGCCTAggaataaccacaggcttagttTCCTGCAGATATGATCTTTCATCTCTAATAAAACACAAGAGATACAGTATCATCTGTAAATGCAAATTTGGAACTAGTCAGAGGCGATAAAGGAACAAAATGAAGTATCATAACTCTGTCTTCACACCCCTATGGCCAGAACCTGATTCTTCATCTACCAATTGCAAAAAGCGAAAAGTGTTCCTTTCGGCCTAGCCACAGGGCACCAGAACTGTCCTCTCATCTCTCACCTCCAGTTTGGGTACAGTGAGCTAAAAATCAATGCTGGTGGTCCCAGATCTCGTTAAAAGCAAAGGCTGAGCTGACCCTACCACCAGAAGAATGCAATGGCCAGCAGAAAGCAAGAGTGTAGGCAGAttaaagggaattaaaaaaaaaaaactttcaggcACTATGAGGGAATATTAAGGAACCATACTACATTCCTGGTTAATTTATCCACAAATTCCTAGGACTGGAATAAGCTAGGAAAAAACACCCAACAAAAACTTTCAGTGGGTTTACAAGAGCAATAGGACGTCACGTTATCTACTCCCTACGCCCTACTTGGCTGGGTTTTATTAAGAGACCAACTTGTGAAACTTGAAAATTGAGATTTCATGTGTACAATTCAATTGACCACACAGATAAGCTATATAGCTGATAAAAAGAAAGCCATCAGATACAATTATATCCAATTTATATCAGAGAGTTTCTAAGCCTGATACTGGAGGGAAGTGCGAATAAGTTGTCCAGCTGACTCCATCACATGAGGGCTAACTAACCCTTATCACAGTGAGCAGCTAAACCCAGACCTAGCCCTACCGAAGATGGCCGGGAACCTAACTACTCCTAGGacaataaagaaaaaccaaagatCTAGCAAACTCCAGGGACCCACCTGCCTAGAGAGGTAGTTCAAGGAAACAGTGACCCCCGAAGGAAATCCATCGCATTTAAAGGGACTATCAGGCAATGATTTACAGAGCTATCCTAATGGTCTGGTGACATCACAATTCCTCCAGTACCAAAGTTAAGAGAATCCAGAAAAAtgagttttccttttctcagaagagtaaaaaattctaatttgaaacTACAGAGCTGTATGTAGGAGGAAAGAATGGCCACCCacaacaaaggaaaggaaacagtttCCTATTCTGCCTTTCAGACTTCTCATGAAATCTAAATGGTTCCTAAAGCTGTCAGCAACTCTCAGACTTCATCCTTGAACACCCAACAGAATGTAGCTGTGGAGAGTAGTTACAATCTGCTGTTGCTATGGAAATTTTTACTCTACAAATCATATCTAAGCTCCTGGAACCAAGCAACTACGTTATTCCCCCTGTGAAATAAAACGGAACTGGCTGTCCTGTGCAATGCCAAGCTTCTGTGCTTTTCAAAGACCTGACAACCAACACAAGATGACTCAGTCAAGTGCCCATTCCCAGACCAAGAAATAAGTAAGCTATTTATAGAACCAGAGCCAGTCTCTTCTACTACATTCCCAACTTAAAAACTTCATTTTCCTTCACTCCAAATAGAAAGGCATCAGTGGAGAATATGATCCTCAAATCTTTACCACAGTCCCTTACATCAAAGTATTATCAGGCACTCTCTTACATATCAGCATAACTACAAACAACAACTAACCACCACTCCCTAAGGAAGTCAGTGCATCTCTGCCAATCAAATGTTCGCAAAGGGACAAAATGCGCAAAACTTTCACTCtaactttcaaaagaaaacagcCAGGAGTTCTAAAAACCACGTGCAGTTACACACTTCACCCCAACCCCCACTGTCACTTGCTGTCAGTCCCAAGCAAATTCAGGCAAATTTTTAGCTTTCTCTACCAACCCAAAGGAGGCTTCTCGACCAATGAGTTCCATAGAGACTGTCCCCTCAGATGCAAGTTTCTAGACTCCCAATCTAGTAGCCACCCTGTCTAAGAACCACACCAAAAAATGTAATAGGTCAATCAAACACAGAACTCTCATAATGAGTCATATACATTTCCTGGCCAGGCCCCAATCTGATGCCCTTCCCACTCTTTCActctaaataaaagcaaaaattcatGCACCATACAGCCTGCCTCATCAGAGCACCCAGCAGGAAAGCCTGATTCCAGATAGTCATGAATTTGCATAGCCTGAGTTGAGGAAAACAAAATGCAGTATTAACGCAGAAGAAGGAATTACTCCTAGTGGTGGAGACTGCAACCCTCACACTTCCCCCAGTTACGGAAAGGATAAGGAATGATCCAAACGATGTATCTTGGTGGAAATGAATAAGCACCTGCTCCCAAATTTATTTACTATCCTCAAAACTTCTCACACAGGGTATGAGCAGCTATGAATCCAACACCAGGAGCAAGGGATCAGATACTCACTCCCAGGTTGCGTCCCTGAAGACAGCAAGGCAAAGTTAACTCTGATCTGTTCCCAAGTGGAACAGAAACTGGCCACATACACAAGGGCTATACCTCCAAATCTtgccaacaaaaaagaaaaagagcgtAGGGATAAGAACCCAGACTATGAAAAAAGTCAACTAAGTCCCAAAAAGGAGGTCAGGCCTAAATTATGGTGATATATTCTTCTCGAAGGCGAAGTAGGGATCTACCCTGACAATTAGACTACTCAAGCAAAGATGACTATTAAGTCCCCACGTCCCGCTCAGAGTGTGCCCCCTTGCAAAATCACCAAGTTTCTAAAAGGATACTGCCCTAGGGCACCGCCTTGACCAGTCAGTTGCTCAGAAGAGGCCGTTTCATAAAACAAGCCTTCCTCCACATGCGAAAAGTCGGGGTTTCTAGTTTATAGATGTAAAATCGAtcccaaagggaaaaaagaagtttGAGGGAGTTGGAAAGCACAGAATTGCCACGCCTAACAATACTGAAAGGCCAAAGTGGTTAGGAAGGGGCTCCTCCTGTACCCACGAGTAACTATACCCATCAGCAGACCCACGCCACACAATACTAAAAGATCCCAGCCCAAGAAACTTCCAAGGGCCCCGTTACCTTACGCTCGGGAGCATTCATCGAGAGGGAACACGACGGTGgccttggggggggggtggggttcagcccccaccttttcccttttcccttgctCTGACAGACTTCTGGAGAGGAAGTGGGGAAGTGGCGAAATCTTCCCCGCTCCATGATCCGGCTTGTGCCCGTCACTTCCCAATTTCCGCTCGGTgccaggcccaggagcccagtgGAAGGCGCGCCCCCGGTACCCTCCCAAGTCTCTCAGGCGCGTTCCCGACCCCGTAGCTCGGCTCACAGTGGCCGCCGCACCCACCCAGAGCCGCTTCCTCCCATTTGGTTAATGGTGCCTGGACCGCACGGGAGGAGGGTGGCTCTACCCAACGCGCCCCCAACACCTCCGGCCTCACTCCCGCGgacttccccccgcccccaccgccaACCGCGCAGTGACCGACCCCCGGGAAAGGGGCGTGGCTAACAAGCAGAGTGCCCCGAGCGCGCCCGCGCCCGCCTCCACATTACCTTTCACCACGTCACACTCGATGACGCGTCCGCGGCGCTCGAAGAGGCTGCGCAATTCCTGGCTCGTGCACGCAGCCGATACATTGCCCACGAATATCTTCCAAGTGTTAAGAGGCCGTGGGCGCGACATCTCCACCACGAGCGCGCGCCCCGGCCGCAGCTCGTGGCCATGCAGGGCCTCGATGGCGCGCAGCGCGCCCGCGTTCTCGCGCATGTGCACGAAGGCGAACTGTTTCATGACGGCGCAGCTCATGACCGTACCGTAGGGCGCAAAGAGAGCTGCCAGCTCCTCCGGCGTCGTATCCGCCCCATCGACGTTTCCCACGAATATCTTCATTTTTCCGCCGCAGCCGCCTTCCCGGAGAGCCTGGACCTCTCCTCCAGCGACAGGCGAAACGTCTGACCCGCCGGCAGTCCTCCCCAGGAATGGCTGGCGACCGAGAACCCCGCCGCGCAGGCGCTCTGACCTAGCCAATCGGAGCCCAGATCCCGCGTGCCCTGCAGCCAATCAGAGAGGCTGAGAGAAAATGCACTCAGGCGCCGCCAATCCCAGAGGGCCTGGAGCCCGCTCGTTAgctgagggggtgggagagggacgACTGCGCGCGACCAACCGCCACTgcccgggggagggggaagaagggcTGGAGAGGGGGATCCGCGTGCGAGAAGTGCAGTGGCTGCTGAGAGGCCTAGTCAGTGAGGCGGCCTCTGGCCTGGGTGGGGCCGGGATCGGCGGGCCCCAAGAAAAAACTTTGTTCAGTCGGAAGTCAGAGCCCCTCCCATTCTGGCAACCTAGGCCAAACCCGCGCCTAGAGGTGGCGGCGAGTGTCCACGGGAAGGCCCGGCCTGGCGGGAGAAAACAGGACAGACGCCTTCCTTCAGCAAACGACTTCCAGGACTGCCGCCTGTGGTCTGAGGGGACCCTGAGAGGCATCTGCCCTGGAGAAACCCTCGTgccattaatttattctttggaaacaCATTCCCTGAGGTTGCTGATGTCCTGGCAGACGCTGGAGACGCTGAAAAATCAATAAGAGCCCGCCTCTCCCTTTTATGGACTTTGCAAACGAGGAATGAGATATATATCTCtggtgtatgtttgaaattttccacagtagaaagtttaataaaataggaaattaagTCAAAAGAACGGTCCTTGAGAGGGTAAAAATTGAGCctttaaataaaagaggaaaaacttCAAAACTGATGGTTGTACGTATGTAAATAAAAAGATTTCGCATGGCAGAAGACGTCAAAAACAAGAACATGTGACAAGTTCAGGGAAATGTTTGCTTACAAGTTCATTCTACAAATTTTGAGAACCTACCCTGTGGGGCAGGACCAAGgataaagcagtgaacaaaaagttacaaaaatccCGACCTTGGAGCTTATATCATGGTGGggagagacagataataacaagtaaaACATGTAGCCTGCTAGGTAGTGATAAAGACTTGAAGTAACTGAGGGAGCAGACAAGCCATCCTCTGGGGGGAATCATTCCAGCGTGAAAGTACATGTCAGGAAGTCCTGGGGCAGGAGCATGTCTGTCCAAGGAATCACAAGCTAGTATGGCTGGAGGGGGGAACAGAGTGAATAATAGAGCATAAGGATGGGGAGGAGGTGTAGCACCTTGTGGGCCATTGAAGTAATTTTGGCTTTCACTCTTAGTGAGGCCGGAAGTCTAGAGAGCAGAGGGGTTCATCTGATATGACTTATCTTTCATAGTTTTATAAGTATCATTCTGGCTGCTATTGAAATgggtaaaaacaaagagaaaacagtcaTTTGCTCAGAACAGTTATCACTATGGCAAAAATCCaggagagagggacttccctggaggtccagtggttaggactctgcacttcccctgCAGCGGGgttgggttcaatctctggttgggaaactaagaacCCTtatgcagggagggagggagatgcaagaggaagagatatgggaacatattgtatatgtataactgattcactttgttataaagcagaagctaacacaccattgtaaggcaattatacttcaataaagatgttaaaaaaaaaaaaaaaaacacttatgcAGCACGggcaaaaaaaaatccaggaaagagatgatggTGACATGGATCAGGGTGGCTGCAGTAGAATTCAGGGGAAGTGCTCAGATTTGGATATAGTagtttgaaggtagagccaacagaATGTGCGACCAGATGTGAGTTGTGAGAAAAGTCAAAGATGATGCCAGGTAAATGGAAACATGGAGTTGCCATTTATTGAGATAGGGAACATTGTGGATGACCAGGACATAATaagttgtttttttggttttttggttttttgtttgtttttgtttttggccatgcatcgccacttgtgggatcttagctccccgaccagggatcaaacccagggccacagaagtgaaagcatggagtcctaaccactggactgccagggagttccctggacATAATAAGTTTGAGATTCCTCTAAGTCATCAAGTGGAGATACCAATGGGCAATTAGATATGTGTCTGGAGTTCAGGGCAGAGGTCTGGGCGGAAGATACAAATTTGTGAGTCTAAAGAGTTAATATCTATACTGTACAAATAACTCCTACAAATTGATAGGAAAAAAAGATGAGATAAATATGCCAAGGATGCTAACTGGTAATTTTATAGGAAAAGAagtacaaatagccaataaacaaGAAACTTCATTGCtagtcagggaaatgcaatttcctgagaaaatgagaacgTTTTCGCTCCTCAGATgtgcaaaaaaaatcaaaagatttataTCTGTTGGTGGTAAGGGTGTGAGGAAATTACACTCACAGATTGTATCTATGAACTACATATGTAGTGTGAACTCTACATCCTTCTTGGTAAGTATTCTGCCAATATCAAAACTTTAAATGTAGTGagctgggatttccctggtggcgcagtggttaagaatccacctgccaatgcaggggagatgggtttgatccctggtctgagaagatcccacatgccatggagcaactaagcccgtgagccacagcaagagaagccagcacaatgagaagcccctgcaccacaacaaagagtaggcccctcttaccataactagagaaagcccgcacgcagcaatgaagacccaacgcagccaaaaaataataaataaataaataaatttagtgagCCTTTAACATAGTAATCCTGCTTTGGAAATCTAGCCTACAGAAAACTCATCAATAAGGATAttggtataaatttat
It encodes:
- the RBM14 gene encoding RNA-binding protein 14 isoform X5 yields the protein MKIFVGNVDGADTTPEELAALFAPYGTVMSCAVMKQFAFVHMRENAGALRAIEALHGHELRPGRALVVEMSRPRPLNTWKIFVGNVSAACTSQELRSLFERRGRVIECDVVKGLR
- the RBM14 gene encoding RNA-binding protein 14 isoform X4, translated to MKIFVGNVDGADTTPEELAALFAPYGTVMSCAVMKQFAFVHMRENAGALRAIEALHGHELRPGRALVVEMSRPRPLNTWKIFVGNVSAACTSQELRSLFERRGRVIECDVVKDYAFVHMEKEADAKAAIAQLNGKEVKGKRINVELSTKGMVPTGV